The DNA sequence GTGCTGATCGGCACCCTGGCCATCGCCGCCGCCTGCGTGCTGACCGGTATGCGGCCGTCGCTGGTCGTCATCGGCGCCGGCGCGTTCGGCATGTACTTCGCGCTCGCCCTGGTCAACGGCATCTACAACACCGTCGTGCAGACCAAGGTGCCGCAGCGCTTCCACGGCCGGGTCTTCGCGCTCAACCAGATGGTGGCCTCGTCCACGATGCCGATCGGCTGGGGAATCGTCGCCCCGCTGGCGTCGACGGCGGCCGAGCCGCTGCTGCTGCCCGGCGGCGCGCTGGCCGGCAGCGTCGGCGCGGTGATCGGGGTCGGCCCCGGCCGCGGCATCGGCCTGCTCTACCTCGTCTTCGGCCTCGGCATCGCGGCGACCGCGGCGATCTCGATGCGGACCCGGATCCTGTCCCGATTCGACGACGAGGTCCCCGACGCGCCACCGGAGGACGTGATCGGGATCGAGACCCGGCGGGCCCGGGCGGTACCCGGGCCACGCCGGCCGGCCGACGACGACCCGACCGGACCGGCGGGCGACGACAGTGCCGACCCGGCCCGGCGGCCGGTGTCGATGGCGAGCGGGGGCTGAGATGGCATCCACGGTCACCCCGGCCCGGCGCGCCGCGCGTACGGTGCCGGACCTGCTCGCCTGGCGGGCCGAGGCGCACCCCGACCGGGTGGCGATCGAGGTGCACGGTGTCGCCACGCTCACCTTCGCGGCATGGGAGTCGGCGGCCGGCGCGGTCGCCGCCGCCCTGCACCGGCGTGGCGTACGCCCCGGCGACCGGGTCGGGCTGGTCTTCGGCGCCCGCGACTGGGTCGACTTCGCGGTCGCGTACTGCGGGGTGCAGCGGGCCGGCGCGGTCTCGGTGCCGCTGTCCGACCGGCTGGCGCCGGGGCAGCTGCGGCACGCCCTGGACCACTGCGAGGCGGTCGCGGTGCTGCACGCCGGTGCCGCCGGTGCCGGGCCGGACGGGGGCGGCGGGCTGCCGGCATACACCGTGACCGAACTGTCCGGCGAGCCGGTCGACGACGCGTCGGCGGTCGGGCACCGGGTCCGGCCGGGCGACCTGGCGCAGATCCTCTACACCTCGGGCACCACCGGGCGGCCCAAGGGGGTCGGCGCGACGCACGCCAACCTGACGGTGCACGCGCCCAACCACCCGCGCCGGCTGGCGCTCGGCCACTCCGAGCGCTTCCTGCACGCGTTCGCGATCGGCACCAACGCCGCGCAGACGATGCTGTTCAACGCACTGGCCGCCAAGCCGACGGCGTTGACGCTGGCCCAGTCCACGCCGGGCCGGTTCGCCCGGCTGATCGCCACGCCCGGCACCGGCACGGTGTTCCTGGTGCCGTCGATGGCGATCGAACTGCTGGACTCCGGTGCGCTGTCCGGCCGCGACCTGTCACACGTACACCTGATCGGGTCGACGGCGGCGGCGCTGCCGCCGGCGGTCGCGGCCCGGCTCGCGGCGGCGTTCCCGTCGGCGGCGGTGGTCAACTACTACTCGTCGACCGAGGCCGCCCCGGCCCAGACCACGATGATCTTCGATCCGGCCCGCCGGGACGCGGTCGGCAAGGCGGTCGGCGGCACCCTCATGATCGCCGACGACGCCGGACAGCCGCTGCCGGCCGGCGAGACCGGCCACGTCTGGCTGCGCTGCGACCACCCGCGCGCCTACTACCGTGACGCCGAGGCCAGCGCGGCCACGTTCCGCGGCGAGTGGGTACGGATGGGCGACATCGGCCGGCTCGACGCCGACGGCTACCTCTACCTCACCGACCGGCACCAGGACGTGATCAAGTCCGGGGCGTACAAGATCTCCAGTCTGGAGGTCGAGGCGGCGCTGCACGAGCACCCGGCGGTCGCCGAGGCGGCCGTGGTCCCGATCCCCCACCCGGTCCTCGGGTCGGCCGTCGCCGCCGTCGTGGTGGCCCGCCCGGACGCCCCGCCGGCCGACCTGGAACTGCCCGCGCTGCGCGGCTTCCTCGCCGGCCGGCTCACCGACTACCAACTGCCCACCCGGGTGCTCCTCGTCGAGGACCTGCCGCGCAACGAGGGCGGCAAGGTCGTCAAACGGGAGCTGATCACCCGCTTCGAAACCCAGGCCGAAACTCAGGAGGGTCCGTGACCACCGCCGAGGCGACGTACGCCCAACACGCCGTCTGGTTCACCGAGCAGGCCGGGGTCGCCGGCACCGCCTACCACATGGCGCTCGGGATCCACTTCGACGGCGCGCTCGACGAGCGGGCGCTGACCGAGGCGTGCACCGCCGTCACCGCCCGCCACGAGGGACTGAGCACCGCGGTCGAGACCGGCGCCGACGGGGTGCCGCACCTGGTGACCGCCACCGAGAAGATCACCCTGGCCGGCGGCCCGCTCACCGACGACCGGGTCCGGGCCGAGATCGCCCGGCCGTTCGACCCGCGCCGGGGACCGCTGGCCCGGTTCACCCTGCTGACCGGCGCCGCGGACCGGCACCTGCTGCTGGTGACCGCCCACCACCTGGTCTTCGACGGCATGTCCAAGGACGTACTGGCCCGCGACCTCGCGCACGCGTACGACGCCGCCGTCGCCGGCCGCCCCGCCGACCTCGGGCCGGCTGCCGACCACAGTGGACACGCGGCCGCCGAACGGGACCGGGTCGCCGCCGCGCTGCCGGCCGCCCGCGACTACTGGGCGAGCCGGTGGACCCCGCCCGGCGACGTCGTTCTGCCCGG is a window from the Polymorphospora rubra genome containing:
- a CDS encoding class I adenylate-forming enzyme family protein, coding for MASTVTPARRAARTVPDLLAWRAEAHPDRVAIEVHGVATLTFAAWESAAGAVAAALHRRGVRPGDRVGLVFGARDWVDFAVAYCGVQRAGAVSVPLSDRLAPGQLRHALDHCEAVAVLHAGAAGAGPDGGGGLPAYTVTELSGEPVDDASAVGHRVRPGDLAQILYTSGTTGRPKGVGATHANLTVHAPNHPRRLALGHSERFLHAFAIGTNAAQTMLFNALAAKPTALTLAQSTPGRFARLIATPGTGTVFLVPSMAIELLDSGALSGRDLSHVHLIGSTAAALPPAVAARLAAAFPSAAVVNYYSSTEAAPAQTTMIFDPARRDAVGKAVGGTLMIADDAGQPLPAGETGHVWLRCDHPRAYYRDAEASAATFRGEWVRMGDIGRLDADGYLYLTDRHQDVIKSGAYKISSLEVEAALHEHPAVAEAAVVPIPHPVLGSAVAAVVVARPDAPPADLELPALRGFLAGRLTDYQLPTRVLLVEDLPRNEGGKVVKRELITRFETQAETQEGP